The following are from one region of the Strix uralensis isolate ZFMK-TIS-50842 chromosome 4, bStrUra1, whole genome shotgun sequence genome:
- the GTF2E2 gene encoding transcription initiation factor IIE subunit beta, with product MDPSLLRERELFKKRALSTPAVEKRPAPSSDSSSSKKKKAKVEQGGSSSSKQNTDHSNGSFNLKALSGGSGYKFGVLAKIVNYMKTRHQRGDTHPLTLEEILDETQHLDIGLKQKQWLMSEALVNNPKIEVVDGKYAFKPKYNLKDKKALLRLLDKHDQRGLGGILLEDIEEGLPNAQKAIKALGDQIIFVNRPDKKKILFYNDKSCQFTVDEEFQKLWRSIPVDSMDEEKIEEYLKRQGISSMQETGPKKIAPIQRRKKPASQKKRRFKTHNDHLAGVLKDYSDVVPGKQ from the exons ATGGATCCAAGCTTATTGAGAGAGCGAGAGCTATTCAAAAAGCGTGCCCTCTCCACACCCGCAGTAGAAAAACGTCCAGCGCCATCTTCTGActcctcctcttccaaaaagaagaaagcaaaggtaGAACAAGGTGGCTCGTCAagctcaaaacaaaacacag ATCACAGCAATGGATCATTTAACTTGAAAGCCCTTTCCGGAGGCTCTGGCTACAAGTTTGGAGTCCTTGCTAAAATAGTGAATTATATGAAG ACTCGACATCAGCGTGGTGATACACATCCATTAACCCTAGAAGAGATTTTGGATGAAACACAGCATTTAGATATTGGACTCAAACAGAAACAATGGTTAATGAGTGAG GCTCTAGTCAACAATCCGAAAATAGAAGTTGTAGATGGGAAGTATGCTTTCAAACCCAAGTACAACTTGAAAGATAAAAAGGCTCTGCTCAGACTCTTGGACAAGCATGACCAACGAGGGCTGGGAGGAATCCTTTTAGAAGATATTGAGGAAGGGCTACCCAATGCACAGAAAGCTATAAAG GCTTTAGGGGACCAGATCATCTTTGTTAATCGCCCTGataagaagaaaattcttttctaCAATGACAAGAGCTGTCAGTTTACTGTGGATGAAG AATTTCAGAAGCTGTGGAGGAGCATTCCCGTGGATTCTATGGATGAGGAGAAAATTGAAGAGTATCTGAAACGACAGGGTATTTCTTCCATGCAAGAAACTGGACCAAAGAAAATA GCTCCTattcagaggaggaagaaacccgCTTCTCAGAAGAAACGTCGATTTAAGACTCACAATGACCACTTGGCTGGAGTATTAAAAGATTACTCCGATGTCGTTCCTGGCAAACAGTGA
- the SMIM18 gene encoding small integral membrane protein 18 — MATLNTTHWNETTSISQYLGFQVQKIYPFHDNWNTACFIILIIFIFTVVSLVVLAFLYELLDCCCCVKNKTVKDLENEPNPVRAMMNSFRKHETEVV, encoded by the coding sequence ATGGCAACCCTCAACACCACGCACTGGAATGAGACTACATCCATTTCCCAGTATCTGGGCTTTCAAGTGCAAAAAATTTACCCTTTCCATGATAACTGGAACACTGCCTGCTTTATTATTCTGATCATATTCATCTTTACAGTAGTTTCTCTGGTGGTGTTGGCTTTCCTCTATGAACTGCTAGACTGTTGCTgctgtgtgaaaaacaaaactgtgaaagACTTGGAGAACGAACCCAATCCTGTTAGAGCAATGATGAACAGCTTCAGAAAGCATGAAACAGAGGTGGTGTAG